Proteins from one Candidatus Poribacteria bacterium genomic window:
- a CDS encoding YvcK family protein — protein MALKLACIGGGSGLSALLSGIKHHADLEIGKDNIIDLDSLAAIVTVSDDGGSSGRLIEEFDMLPPGDIRRLLFTLSDADELAGLFEHRFSSNGELGGHTVGNLLLTALTEKFEGNFPKAIQAASRLLAVRGQIIPVTLDYTVLCAELADGEIVRGESTIPVRENREPIKRVFFEQRENGKTHHLSDETYECQAHEGAIAALMNADVIIIGPGSLYTSIMPNLVIKGIVETIQRSDAIKIYVCNVMTQPGETDGYAVTDHVNAILDHAKIPLHYVIVNNQPAPTEIMQEYVRKELVSQLTRIRSLSEEGLSMLYEDTEHLMDVLNLAKDISSLSVETMQVADASKVQVSYNREQENLEAKGISVVEADLIRDMVVTEFGTWLGGVQMNVIRHDPEKLVRSLVKIFRDHPKLQESV, from the coding sequence ATGGCTTTGAAACTTGCCTGCATCGGAGGCGGCAGTGGTTTATCTGCTTTGCTGAGCGGAATTAAGCACCATGCCGATCTGGAGATAGGTAAAGATAATATTATTGACTTGGATAGTCTGGCGGCAATCGTTACCGTTTCTGATGATGGCGGGAGCTCGGGACGGCTCATTGAAGAATTTGACATGCTGCCGCCGGGTGATATTCGTAGGCTGCTGTTTACGCTATCCGATGCTGATGAACTCGCAGGGCTTTTTGAACACCGCTTTTCAAGCAATGGTGAACTCGGTGGGCATACGGTCGGTAATCTTCTATTAACAGCGTTGACAGAAAAATTTGAGGGGAACTTTCCGAAAGCGATTCAAGCGGCATCGCGGCTGCTCGCTGTTCGCGGACAGATCATTCCCGTTACATTGGATTATACTGTCTTATGCGCGGAACTCGCGGATGGTGAGATTGTTCGAGGAGAATCCACTATACCGGTGAGAGAGAATCGGGAACCGATCAAGCGCGTCTTCTTTGAACAGCGCGAGAATGGAAAGACGCATCATTTGTCTGATGAGACCTATGAGTGCCAAGCGCATGAAGGTGCTATAGCGGCACTGATGAACGCAGACGTAATTATTATCGGTCCCGGTAGCCTTTACACCAGCATTATGCCAAATTTGGTTATCAAAGGGATCGTCGAAACGATTCAGCGTTCAGATGCGATTAAAATCTACGTCTGTAACGTTATGACGCAACCCGGTGAAACCGACGGTTACGCTGTTACGGATCATGTCAACGCTATCTTGGATCACGCAAAGATCCCTTTACACTACGTCATTGTTAACAACCAGCCTGCCCCCACGGAGATCATGCAAGAATATGTTCGTAAGGAATTGGTTTCGCAGCTAACTCGAATTCGTTCGCTTTCCGAGGAAGGGCTTTCGATGCTCTATGAGGATACCGAACATCTTATGGACGTGCTGAACCTTGCGAAAGACATCTCTTCATTGTCCGTTGAGACAATGCAGGTCGCAGATGCATCAAAAGTGCAGGTCTCTTATAATCGGGAACAGGAGAATCTGGAAGCCAAAGGAATCTCTGTTGTTGAAGCGGACCTCATTCGGGACATGGTCGTCACTGAATTTGGGACGTGGTTGGGCGGTGTTCAAATGAACGTTATCCGCCACGACCCCGAAAAGTTAGTCCGCTCTCTCGTTAAGATCTTTAGGGACCACCCGAAACTTCAAGAATCGGTCTAA
- the gltX gene encoding glutamate--tRNA ligase — MNDTPSRTSVSAVKDQIRVRMAPSPTGYLHIGGARTALFNWLFAKHHNGKFILRIDDTDTARSTDESMHEIYDALKWLGINWDEQYVQSERKSIYEGYVEQLLESGNAYHCYCTPEELEEIRAQARADKLTRSYDGRHRHLTSEDVERFVAEGRKPAVRIKMPDTPILVEDIVLGSRSIDPDTLEDEVIVRSNGMPNYNLTSIIDDAEIQITHVIRGTEHLNNTPKQIAIANALGLEVPQFAHIPLVLDSGGRKMSKRHHGDLVAVNRYREQGYLPEAVLNFVVRLGWSYDDKQEIFSVDELIEKFDLERVGKSGSVFDIKKLEWLNSHYINQLDIAARTDAVIPFWQEEGLLLDSTENRDWLESIVEAVGERLTTLQDIIPQTRYFFTDEFEYDSKAVKKWWGNSEEKRDNTRKILTNVSQILEEIPTFDIETIEAAIWKYTDENNIKRVAAMQALRIALTGTSFGPSLFDIVVLLGRNEVLKRIPKAIAHL; from the coding sequence ATGAACGACACACCAAGCAGGACATCGGTTTCCGCTGTGAAAGATCAAATCCGGGTTCGGATGGCACCCTCACCGACCGGTTACTTACACATCGGAGGCGCGCGAACGGCACTCTTCAATTGGCTGTTTGCCAAACACCACAACGGCAAATTCATCCTCCGTATTGACGATACGGACACGGCACGTTCCACTGATGAATCCATGCACGAGATTTACGATGCGCTGAAATGGTTGGGCATCAATTGGGATGAACAGTATGTCCAGTCAGAGCGGAAAAGCATCTACGAGGGGTACGTCGAGCAATTGCTTGAAAGTGGCAATGCATATCACTGTTATTGCACACCTGAAGAACTTGAAGAGATCCGCGCGCAGGCTCGTGCCGATAAGCTGACCCGTTCCTACGATGGAAGGCACCGGCACCTGACATCGGAAGACGTAGAACGCTTTGTCGCCGAGGGCAGAAAGCCGGCCGTTCGCATAAAGATGCCAGACACACCGATCCTTGTTGAGGACATCGTGCTCGGTTCACGCAGTATTGATCCCGATACCTTAGAGGACGAAGTTATTGTCCGCTCAAACGGGATGCCGAACTACAATCTTACCTCAATTATCGACGATGCGGAGATACAGATAACACACGTCATTCGGGGAACAGAGCATCTCAATAACACACCGAAGCAGATTGCAATTGCGAATGCGCTCGGTTTAGAGGTCCCACAATTTGCACATATCCCACTGGTGTTGGATAGTGGTGGCAGGAAGATGAGCAAACGTCATCACGGTGACCTCGTCGCTGTGAACCGCTACCGTGAGCAGGGATATTTACCCGAAGCCGTGCTGAACTTCGTTGTCCGACTCGGTTGGTCCTACGACGACAAGCAGGAAATCTTTTCCGTCGATGAACTCATCGAAAAATTTGATCTTGAGCGGGTTGGAAAGAGTGGTAGTGTCTTTGATATTAAGAAACTGGAGTGGCTCAACTCCCACTATATCAATCAACTTGATATAGCAGCGCGGACGGATGCGGTAATCCCGTTCTGGCAGGAAGAGGGTTTATTATTGGATTCAACCGAGAATCGCGACTGGCTGGAGAGTATCGTAGAGGCAGTCGGAGAACGCCTCACAACGCTACAGGACATCATCCCCCAGACTCGCTATTTCTTTACGGATGAATTCGAGTATGACTCGAAAGCGGTCAAGAAATGGTGGGGAAATTCAGAAGAAAAGAGAGATAATACGCGAAAGATTCTGACGAATGTTTCACAGATTTTGGAAGAGATTCCTACGTTTGACATAGAAACGATTGAAGCGGCTATTTGGAAGTATACAGATGAGAACAACATCAAACGCGTCGCGGCGATGCAGGCGTTGCGGATCGCGCTGACGGG
- a CDS encoding glutamine--tRNA ligase/YqeY domain fusion protein, translating into MKHSDPPVKEDTNNPTDTNFIRQEIDKDLEVNRYDGRVHTRFPPEPSGYLHIGHAKAICISFGISEDYGGLYNLRFDDSNPITEESEYVEAIKRDVHWLGFDWKEREYHASDYFETLYEYAVKLVEKGKAYVCDLTPEETRTYRGTLVEPGKNSPYRERSVEENLTLFQGMRDGEFPDGSRTLRAKIDMSSPNLNMRDPVMYRILRSHHHRHGDKWCIYPTYDFTHGQSDSIEGITHSLCDVQFEDHRPLYDWFLEELEIYQPRQIEFARLNLTYTVLGKRKLRMLVQGGHVSGWDDPRMPTLSGMRRRGYTPESIRDFCNRIGVSKADNLIEMGQLEYSIRNDLNSRAPRVMAVLNPVKVIIDNYREGQVEMLDAENNPEDENAGMRQVPFSREIYIEREDFMEDPPRKFFRLAPGREVRLKHAYYVQCERVVKDENTGEIVEIHCTYDPETRGGWSEDGRKVRGTLHWVSAGHAVDAEVRLYESLFTEREPESAAEGADWIQFLNPDSLEVLNNCKVEPSLADAPPESRYQFLRMGYFCVDPDTTSEKLVFNRTVPLRDSWAKIQRGQK; encoded by the coding sequence ATGAAGCATTCAGATCCCCCTGTAAAAGAAGATACGAATAACCCCACTGACACAAACTTTATCCGTCAAGAAATTGATAAGGATCTCGAAGTCAACAGATATGACGGTCGCGTGCATACGCGATTCCCGCCAGAACCGAGTGGATACCTTCATATAGGACACGCCAAGGCTATCTGCATTAGTTTCGGCATTTCCGAGGATTATGGTGGACTTTACAATTTGCGGTTTGACGACAGCAACCCGATCACAGAAGAGAGTGAATACGTAGAAGCGATTAAGCGGGATGTCCACTGGCTCGGATTTGATTGGAAAGAGCGGGAATATCACGCTTCGGATTATTTTGAGACGCTCTACGAGTATGCCGTCAAGCTCGTAGAGAAAGGGAAGGCGTACGTCTGTGATCTAACACCGGAGGAAACACGAACGTATCGTGGCACCTTGGTCGAACCCGGGAAAAATAGTCCTTATCGAGAGCGGTCGGTTGAAGAGAATCTGACGTTATTCCAAGGAATGCGCGACGGTGAATTTCCGGACGGTTCGCGCACACTTCGCGCAAAAATTGATATGTCAAGCCCAAATTTAAACATGCGGGATCCCGTGATGTATCGCATCTTGCGTTCACACCACCATCGTCATGGCGACAAATGGTGCATCTATCCGACCTACGATTTCACGCATGGGCAATCCGATTCAATTGAAGGGATAACGCATTCGTTATGTGATGTCCAGTTTGAGGACCACCGTCCCCTCTACGACTGGTTTTTAGAAGAACTGGAAATCTATCAACCTCGTCAAATTGAGTTTGCCCGTTTGAATCTTACTTATACCGTCCTCGGTAAGCGAAAACTTCGGATGCTGGTGCAAGGTGGACATGTCAGCGGTTGGGATGATCCGAGAATGCCGACACTCTCTGGAATGCGTCGCCGTGGGTATACACCTGAATCTATTCGAGATTTTTGTAACCGCATCGGTGTGTCAAAGGCTGATAACCTCATCGAAATGGGGCAGCTTGAGTATTCTATCCGCAACGACCTAAATAGCCGCGCACCACGTGTCATGGCAGTTCTCAATCCAGTGAAGGTTATTATCGACAACTACCGGGAGGGGCAGGTCGAAATGCTTGACGCTGAAAATAACCCGGAAGATGAAAACGCAGGGATGCGGCAAGTCCCGTTTTCACGCGAAATCTATATTGAACGTGAAGATTTCATGGAGGATCCGCCACGGAAGTTCTTCAGATTGGCACCCGGGCGAGAGGTGCGGCTTAAGCACGCCTATTATGTCCAATGCGAGCGGGTCGTCAAAGACGAAAACACCGGTGAGATCGTTGAGATTCACTGCACTTATGATCCAGAAACGCGTGGCGGTTGGTCAGAAGATGGACGTAAGGTCCGAGGCACCTTACATTGGGTATCTGCTGGACACGCTGTTGATGCTGAAGTACGTCTCTATGAGTCTCTCTTTACAGAACGTGAACCGGAAAGCGCAGCGGAAGGGGCAGATTGGATACAATTCCTCAATCCGGACTCTTTAGAGGTGCTCAATAACTGCAAGGTTGAGCCGAGTCTCGCTGACGCGCCGCCTGAAAGCCGGTATCAGTTCCTGCGAATGGGATATTTTTGTGTGGATCCAGATACAACATCAGAGAAGTTGGTATTCAATCGCACAGTGCCGCTGAGGGATAGCTGGGCGAAGATTCAGAGAGGACAGAAATGA